A genomic region of Zea mays cultivar B73 chromosome 6, Zm-B73-REFERENCE-NAM-5.0, whole genome shotgun sequence contains the following coding sequences:
- the LOC103628946 gene encoding auxin response factor 4-like — protein MAASPSHVSLPTCHSPQTKQRRGHLPLHHTRRRHPSLSRVWRWSPYLSTMCSGGGAPLPLQRARVEAGRGGEGKDALFVELWKACAGPLSCVPPLGQKVYYLPQGHIEQASC, from the exons ATGGCCGCGTCCCCATCCCACGTCTCTCTCCCTACCTGCCATTCTCCGCAAACGAAGCAACGACGCGGCCACCTCCCTCTCCACCACACGCGGCGACGGCAcccctccctctcccgtgtgtggCGGTGGAGCCCCTACCTCTCCACCATGTGCAGCGGCGGCGGTGCCCCCCTCCCTCTCCAGCGCGCCC GTGTGGAAGCAGGACGCGGAGGCGAAGGGAAGGACGCGCTGTTCGTCGAGTTGTGGAAGGCCTGCGCGGGGCCGCTGTCCTGCGTGCCGCCGCTCGGGCAGAAGGTCTACTACCTCCCGCAGGGCCACATCGAGCAG GCAAGTTGTTAG